The nucleotide window ATCAATCAACAGAGCATGATGAGCGGTAAAAAGGGGCCGATCCGCGGTTCGAACGCGGGACTCTTGCTGAACTTCGAGTGAACCCAAAGCAAGGATCTTACCACTTGACCAATCGgcctgattgattgattgTTTGCTTGTTGGAATTTTCATGCTCGTGACTGAATGGAAAGGAGATGGATGTAAAGGCGCAAAGTGGAAGGGGCAGATGGCTGTGTGTTGGTGTTGAGTCACCGGGCAGGAGGGACCGTGGATGGGCCAGACTCTATTCGGGTGGGATGGAAATGCAGCCACCAACATGATGGTCCAGAAATTCTGGGGTCCCACAATTGGAAAGTGAGTCTACCTTGGGAAAGTGTCAATGGTAATCTTGAGCAAGGCCGCCTGCGTTTGTAGTGCTCACTTTCCCTCGATTTTGGACGATACGCAGGACAAAAGTCCTGACAAGGAGTCGACTTCACGACTTCCTCTTTTCTAGAGCGACGTACTCGTAGTCAAACATCGGAGAAGGTTCAGTGTCCGTCATCCAAGCCCGATACTTCCGAGCCAACAATTATGAGATCGTGGCGCTGCTTCTGTTCTGTGAATAACGTGGGGCCAGAGACccctcgacgatggcctTTTCGCCTTCCTTGCCACACCCTGAGATGTGTTGCTAGAAACGGCCGagaagccccccccccctgcttCTTTCAACGTGCGTCTCTCGAGCGTTGCAAGTGGGAACCATCGCCCGTCATAAGGGGCCCTCGGCTTGACTGTCTCCTTTATCTCGTTCCCCCCTTCATCGTCGACTTTCCCAGCCGATGCTCGACAGCTGAGCTACAGTATCTGGAGCGGCATCTCGCAATACGTCGACGCGTTTTCAGTGCGTCTTGGTTGCCCATGTGATCTTGCTTCATCGCTAATACCCCTCATACCAGAGACTCGAGGCTGCTTCTACGCTTCATTCCGCCCTGCCCCCCAGCATTTCAACCCTTGGTCCTGAACCATGAGAGAACTTCCTCCATTGCAACTCGACGGCATTGAGGCTGAGATGACGCCCAACAACGCTCAAGCCGATGCTTCGAGGCAGTCTGACGAAGGGACAAGCCAATCCACATTCCGACCTCGCTCTAAGAATCAGAagcaacgccgccgagtcAGATACCGCTTCCTTACTCCTTCGGAATGGGCCATCGTCGCCCACGGCATCGGTGGCGTCAACGACACGGAAGGCCATATCGCTCTCCATCCGTCTTGTTGGTACTACCCGCCCAAAGGCATCCCCAACGGCCTCTACCGGGACGTCATCTGGCATCGAACCAAGTACTTCTACATGTACCATGGCATGAGCTCTATTCGCTGGGTTTCGTACATCCTGCAAATCATCTTTGGGGCGATCCTCACCGCAATCGGCTCCATGTCGTATAAGGACGGCActcccatcaccatcatcgcgGCTGCAAACACTATAAATGCTGGCATCCTCGCACTCTTGCACAACAGTGGTTTGCCCGACCGTTATCGCTCTGATCAAGCCGAGTttgacgaggtcgaagacCACCTCAAGAAGATACTTGACACCGGAATTGTCCCCGAGGATATGTCTGTCGACCAGGCGCTCATCCATTGCTTTGATCTGTaccaggaggccaagaagaccGTCTCGGCAAATATTCCGGCAACTTACACACCGAGTTCGGTCCTTACAGGCGGACCGCAAGGCGGTGAATCGCAGAAGCCAGGCACGCCTGGGCCGGCGACACCGAATGCAGCCAACTCGGTCATTGCCACCAGACTTTCGGTGGCTGTTCCCCCGACTACCACTGAAGAGAAGTAATATGGAGTACCCTGTGTCTCATTAGGCTTGTGGAGTTTTTTGAAAGGTCGTCTTAACACTGTCAAATTGTTTCTCTTATTAATCCAGGTGAGGAACACTCGTAGTAATTCAGATGGAATTTGGAGGCTTTGGGGCGCAGAAGATGATAGAAACCAAGTGTGTTACTTGAGACAACATGGATTAGGGTGTTTAAACAAGACAATTAGACATCCATTGCATCGGTTTGGGTTGTAAGACATGAAGTGAAGTGAAGTGAAGTGAAATGCAGTGAAAAATAGTTGTGATGCTACGTCGATGGCAGAGAGGaaggtacctacctgcctTGGGAAGGGTTGTCATTCACTCCTCACCGCCTTTGGCAGAATTATCGGACCCACTGAAATTTCTCTCGTGGCCGGCGGCAACCTTTGACCTCAATGAGCCAAACTGGAGTCGCCCCAAATTTTCAGGACGCCTTCACATGAGGTGACTTTATGTCGAAACCGTACTTGCGAACAACTATTCGCCTGGCCACACGCGCTGCGAGCCGGCAGTTTCATCAAAGGCTCCCACTGTTCAATTACAACTCACTCGGACCAAGGGATTGCTCACTCATCCCTTCTTATCAGACAGTCTCGAGACTCGGTGTGTCTCTCACCAGATTCTGCAGCAATTCATCTGCTATACGAAGTAGTAACACCGCCGCCATGAGCGGGGAAGAGCCGGTCATCACGTACGATGGCAAGAACTACAAGGGCATAACGGAGGGCAAGGCGACCATTCTCGTGCCCGCCGAagtcgagaagaagggccaGCAGGTTTTCTACAACCCGATTCAGCAGTTTAACCGGGACCTTTCCGTTCTCGCCATCAGAGCGTACGGCCAGGAGGTTGTCGAGAGGAAGGCTGCGCAGGCCGCTCAGGTCGCGGCCAGGcgcaaggacaagaagagaCGGAGGGTTGCtgcggacgagggcggcaacCGGCCGGCCAAGGTGCAAATCaaggacgacggcaaggcGACCGAGAGCACCAATGGCGAGGCACGGGAGGTGGAAACCGAGAacggcgccaacggcgccAGCGCGGAAGCCTCAGCAGACGCTGTGACTTCGACGACAGCAGCCGAGGCGCCTGCGACGaccgtcgaggccaaggacgaaACGGTGGAAGGTGACGCAAAGActgccgccgagaaggcccCTCCTCGCTTCACCGTCCTGGACGCCTTATCGGCGTCTGGTCTCCGTGCGCTGCGCTACTCGCACGAGCTGCCCTTTGTCACTTCGGTGACGGCCAACGACCTCACCAAGAGCGCGATCGAGTCGATCAAGCTGAACACGAAGCACAACGGGCTGGAGGACAAGATCCAAACGAGCCACGACGATGCCATCGCCCACATGTACCGGcgcatcgccgacgacctgACGAACCGGGACCGTTTCGGCAACCCCAGCAAGGAGAACAAGTACGACGCCATCGACCTGGACCCGTACGGAACCGCCGCTCCTTTCCTGGACGCCGCAGTGCAGGCCGTccgggacgacggcggccttctcgccGTCACTTGCACGGACGGCAGCCACTGGGCCGGCCACTGCTACGCCGAGAAGTGTTTCTCGCTGTACGGCGGTGTTCCCGTCAAGGGCCTCCACTCGCACGAGGTCGGCATCCGCCTCATCCTCCACGCGCTGACAAGCGCGGCGGCCAAGTACGGCCTGACGATCGAGCCGCAGCTGTCCCTCTCAATCGACTTTTACTGCCGGGTGTTTGTCAAGGTGCGCAAGTCCAAGGACGCGGTCAACTACCAGGGCGGCAAGACGATGATCATGTACAACTGCCCGGGATGCTCGGCGTGGGAGACGCAACCGATGGTGCGCACTCGACCggcgcccaagaagaaggagggctACTTTTACAAGCACGGGCTGTCGCAGGGCCCGCCCACGGACTCGCACTGCAAGCACTGCGGGTCGAGCATGCACATCGCGGGGCCGATGTACAGCGGCCCGCTGCACAACCCCGACTTCATCCAGGgcatcctcgacctgctgccGACGGTGGACAAGAGCGTGTACcagacgacgtcgaggataGAGGGCATGCTGCAGACGGCCATGGAGGAGTACCTGCCCGGGCCGGGGCcgaaggaggaggtggacGCCAAGGACAGGGAGCTGGCGAGGGTGGACGACTACCCGTTCTTCGTGATGCCGTCGAGGCTCGCGGGCACGCTCAGCACGCAGCAGCCGCCGGACGATATGTTCCGCGGGGCGCTGAAGCACTTGGGGTACCGCGTGACGCGCAGCCACTGCCGGCCCGGCAGCGTCAAGACGGACGCGCCGTGGGAGGCCATCTGGTTCGTCATGCGCGAGTGGGTCAGGCAGAAGGCACCCGTCCGTACAGACCGGATCAACCCGCAGATGCCGGCGTACCGGttgctcggcctcgacaaggcgGAGAGCAACGGCGAAGGAAAGGAGAGGAAagctgaggaggaggagaagggggaggaggagacgggcgcGGACGTGGAGATGAAGGAGGGACTCGAGCAGGATAAGCAGACGGACAAGGGTGAGGTCGTGAGGACGGACGAGATCTccgagggggaggagaagaaggcggcggcgtcgcagGAGGAGCTGCGCAAGACGCTTGTGTTTGACGACAAGCTCGCGAAGCTC belongs to Colletotrichum higginsianum IMI 349063 chromosome 5, whole genome shotgun sequence and includes:
- a CDS encoding C6 transcription factor; this encodes MRELPPLQLDGIEAEMTPNNAQADASRQSDEGTSQSTFRPRSKNQKQRRRVRYRFLTPSEWAIVAHGIGGVNDTEGHIALHPSCWYYPPKGIPNGLYRDVIWHRTKYFYMYHGMSSIRWVSYILQIIFGAILTAIGSMSYKDGTPITIIAAANTINAGILALLHNSGLPDRYRSDQAEFDEVEDHLKKILDTGIVPEDMSVDQALIHCFDLYQEAKKTVSANIPATYTPSSVLTGGPQGGESQKPGTPGPATPNAANSVIATRLSVAVPPTTTEEK
- a CDS encoding N2,N2-dimethylguanosine tRNA methyltransferase; this translates as MSGEEPVITYDGKNYKGITEGKATILVPAEVEKKGQQVFYNPIQQFNRDLSVLAIRAYGQEVVERKAAQAAQVAARRKDKKRRRVAADEGGNRPAKVQIKDDGKATESTNGEAREVETENGANGASAEASADAVTSTTAAEAPATTVEAKDETVEGDAKTAAEKAPPRFTVLDALSASGLRALRYSHELPFVTSVTANDLTKSAIESIKLNTKHNGLEDKIQTSHDDAIAHMYRRIADDLTNRDRFGNPSKENKYDAIDLDPYGTAAPFLDAAVQAVRDDGGLLAVTCTDGSHWAGHCYAEKCFSLYGGVPVKGLHSHEVGIRLILHALTSAAAKYGLTIEPQLSLSIDFYCRVFVKVRKSKDAVNYQGGKTMIMYNCPGCSAWETQPMVRTRPAPKKKEGYFYKHGLSQGPPTDSHCKHCGSSMHIAGPMYSGPLHNPDFIQGILDLLPTVDKSVYQTTSRIEGMLQTAMEEYLPGPGPKEEVDAKDRELARVDDYPFFVMPSRLAGTLSTQQPPDDMFRGALKHLGYRVTRSHCRPGSVKTDAPWEAIWFVMREWVRQKAPVRTDRINPQMPAYRLLGLDKAESNGEGKERKAEEEEKGEEETGADVEMKEGLEQDKQTDKGEVVRTDEISEGEEKKAAASQEELRKTLVFDDKLAKLGKRREQRKLGEGGVKKKKKKKKKKKKKKKKKKKKKKKNKR